The proteins below are encoded in one region of Telopea speciosissima isolate NSW1024214 ecotype Mountain lineage chromosome 10, Tspe_v1, whole genome shotgun sequence:
- the LOC122641676 gene encoding probable membrane-associated kinase regulator 1 — MGRRRRRKEENESSKSLTLPSSPSHSFSSSSSSDFEFTISLSPRKTSSKLCPADELFYKGQLLPLHLSPRLSMVRTLLLASSSTSSSSDTTTTASRDSTGSSNDSHSSFSSDLGLLAECDSSRPSSVTEEDEFKRLNQNQQIKKPKYFSLARFSSVFRKNRDQENVSVSASSVKRMSSSAKDVIRKYLKKVKPLYEKLSQKQQQQTEKMATIATAVSLPTKTERSAGKEGETVVVSNTRKDNNGVCTIPHSFSGNLSLRYPRRRSCISSCPSSRRSSPSHSGVLCQSAVIGGMYSSDSSSMEELQNAIQGAITHCKNSMAQNKTLVSKDSEIANF, encoded by the coding sequence atgggaagaagaagaagaagaaaagaagagaatgaatCATCAAAATCTCTAACCctcccttcctctccttctcactctttctcttcatcatcttcatcagaTTTCGAGTTCACAATCTCTCTATCACCTCGCAAAACTTCTTCCAAGCTCTGTCCTGCCGACGAGCTTTTCTACAAAGGTCAACTCTTACCTCTCCACCTCTCTCCTCGTCTTTCCATGGTTAGAACCCTCTTACTTGCCTCTTCTAGCacttcctcttcttccgacaccaccaccaccgcttcTCGTGACTCTACCGGTAGTTCCAACGATTCTCACTCATCCTTCTCCAGCGACCTCGGTTTACTCGCCGAGTGTGACTCGTCTAGACCCAGTTCCGTTACCGAGGAAGACGAGTTCAAACGACTCAACCAAAACCAACAAATCAAGAAACCCAAGTACTTTTCCTTAGCGAGATTCTCTTCTGTGTTTCGGAAAAACAGAGATCAAGAGAACGTTTCGGTCTCTGCTTCTTCGGTGAAGCGGATGAGCTCTTCGGCCAAAGATGTCATTCGTAAGTACTTAAAGAAGGTGAAACCTTTATACGAGAAGCTTTCACAGAAGCAACAGCAGCAGACGGAGAAGATGGCGACGATTGCGACTGCGGTGTCTCTGCCGACGAAAACAGAGAGATCTGCagggaaagaaggagaaactGTTGTAGTTTCGAACACAAGGAAAGACAACAATGGTGTGTGTACGATCCCTCATTCCTTTTCTGGAAATCTGAGTTTGAGATACCCAAGAAGGAGAAGTTGCATCTCGAGTTGCCCATCGTCGAGGCGGTCATCACCGAGTCATTCGGGAGTTCTTTGTCAAAGTGCTGTGATTGGTGGTATGTACTCTTCGGATTCGTCGTCAATGGAGGAGTTGCAGAATGCGATTCAAGGAGCAATTACACATTGTAAGAATTCTATGGCCCAGAATAAAACATTGGTAAGTAAGGATTCTGAAATCGCTAACTTCTAA